The proteins below come from a single Zea mays cultivar B73 chromosome 8, Zm-B73-REFERENCE-NAM-5.0, whole genome shotgun sequence genomic window:
- the LOC100275940 gene encoding uncharacterized protein LOC100275940 produces the protein MAADSGARRQPSFTKVDQLRPGTHGHNLILKVVDSKMVVQRGREGGPQGRQMRIAECLVGDETGIIVFTARNDQVDVIRPGTTVELRNAKIDMFKGSMRLAVDKWGIVKAAESSAEWTVKEDNNLSLIEFELVTVTE, from the exons ATGGCGGCAGATTCCGGCGCTCGCAGACAACCAAGCTTCACCAAGGTCGACCAGCTGCGCCCTGGAACCCACGGCCACAACCTCATCCTCAAGGTTGTTGACTCCAAGATGGTCGTCCAGAGAGGCCGCGAGGGAGGGCCCCAGGGAAGACAGATGAGGATTGCGGAGTGCTTGGTTGGTGATGAAACCGGCATCATTGTCTTCACTGCAAGAAACGATCAAG TGGATGTAATTAGGCCTGGAACAACTGTTGAACTGAGGAACGCAAAGATCGACATGTTCAAGGGTTCGATGCGGCTTGCAGTGGACAAGTGGGGAATTGTGAAAGCTGCTGAAAGCTCAGCTGAGTGGACAGTCAAGGAGGACAACAACCTGTCCTTAATTGAGTTTGAGCTGGTGACCGTGACGGAGTGA